In a single window of the Cucumis melo cultivar AY chromosome 11, USDA_Cmelo_AY_1.0, whole genome shotgun sequence genome:
- the LOC127144003 gene encoding uncharacterized protein LOC127144003, with the protein MDNPTKAQMWLTSIETIFRYMKCPEEQKVQCAVFFLEDRGTAWWETAERMLGGDVSKITWEQFKENFYAKFFSANVKHAKLQEFLNLEQGDMTVEQYDAEFDMLSRFAPDMVRDEAARTEKFVRGLRLDLQGIVRALRPATHADALRIALDLSLPERADASKAAGRGSALGQKRKVETQPDVAPQRTLRSGGVFQRHRRELAAAGRTLRELPACTTCGRVHGGRCLAGSGVCFRCRQPGHTADMCPRKPFETTPPQPSAAQQGRVFATTRQEAERAGTVVTGRGRGKGKGKLASDPK; encoded by the coding sequence atggacaaccccacaaaggcccaaatgtggttgacgtccatagagactattttccggtacatgaagtgcccagaagaacagaaggtgcagtgtgcagtcttcttcttggaggacaggggcaccgcctggtgggagaccgcggagagaatgctagggggcgatgtaagcaaaataacatgggagcagttcaaggagaacttctatgctaagtttttctccgccaatgtgaagcacgccaagctgcaagagttcctaaacttggagcaaggcgacatgacggtggagcagtacgacgccgagttcgatatgctgtcccgctttgctcccgatatggtaagagatgaggctgccaggacggagaaatttgttagaggactcaggctagaccttcagggcattgtcagagccctccgcccagccacgcatgctgatgcactacgtatagcactggatttgagcctgcctgagagagccgatgcgtctaaggctgccggcagagggtcagccttgggacagaagagaaaggttgagacgcagcctgacgtagcaccgcagcgaacactgaggtcaggaggtgtcttccagagacaccgacgggagcttgcagcagccgggaggactctgagagagctacccgcttgtactacctgcgggagagtccacggaggtcgttgcttggctggaagtggagtctgctttaggtgcagacagccggggcacactgctgatatgtgtcctcggaaaccctttgagacgacaccgccccagccttctgcggcccagcaggggagagttttcgccactacccggcaggaggccgagcgagctggcactgtggtgacag